From a region of the Stenotrophomonas sp. BIO128-Bstrain genome:
- the rnd gene encoding ribonuclease D: MAYWIKTPAELDERFRQRPTRIGLDTEFIRERTYWPQLALVQMAVGDEILLIDPLIPGMNEALAPWLTDTSILKIMHSASEDLVTFKVACGVLPRPLFDTQIGAALAGIGGGMGYQKLVTAVTGVTLAKGETRSDWMRRPLSEAQLEYAADDVEYLFQIHDTIDARLEELGRRQWLQDDAERLLASVEHDEERWPHVAMRSAQFMDTPAQLRLLRLLRWRDVQARASDKPRSWVLDNELAAVLARTPPADVDALSKLMEGFPKAPRKLAAQVWQALITPLADEAEAPLALPANDANKQALKRLQDAVSARSAELGLPDGVLASRKHLESYIERRQWPTALAGWRQAQLEPILAPLLPPA, from the coding sequence GTGGCTTACTGGATCAAAACCCCGGCGGAACTGGACGAGCGCTTCCGCCAGCGCCCCACCCGCATCGGCCTGGATACGGAGTTCATCCGCGAGCGTACCTACTGGCCGCAACTGGCCCTGGTACAGATGGCGGTCGGCGATGAAATCCTGCTGATCGACCCGCTGATCCCCGGCATGAACGAGGCCCTTGCCCCGTGGCTGACGGATACCTCGATCCTCAAGATCATGCACAGCGCCAGCGAAGACCTGGTCACCTTCAAGGTCGCCTGCGGCGTGCTGCCACGCCCGCTCTTCGACACCCAGATCGGCGCTGCGCTGGCCGGCATCGGCGGCGGCATGGGGTACCAGAAGCTGGTCACTGCGGTCACCGGCGTCACCCTGGCCAAGGGCGAGACCCGTTCGGACTGGATGCGCCGCCCGCTCTCGGAGGCACAGCTGGAGTATGCCGCCGACGACGTGGAGTACCTGTTCCAGATCCACGACACCATCGACGCACGCCTGGAAGAACTCGGCCGCCGCCAGTGGCTGCAGGACGATGCCGAGCGCCTGCTCGCCAGTGTGGAACACGATGAAGAGCGCTGGCCGCATGTGGCGATGCGCTCGGCGCAGTTCATGGATACCCCGGCACAGCTGCGCCTGCTGCGCTTGCTGCGCTGGCGCGACGTGCAGGCCCGTGCCAGCGACAAGCCGCGCAGCTGGGTGCTCGACAACGAACTGGCCGCCGTGCTGGCACGCACGCCGCCGGCCGATGTGGATGCGCTGTCCAAACTGATGGAAGGCTTCCCCAAGGCCCCGCGCAAACTCGCCGCGCAGGTCTGGCAGGCGCTGATCACCCCGCTTGCCGATGAAGCCGAAGCCCCTTTGGCGCTGCCGGCCAACGATGCCAACAAGCAGGCCCTCAAGCGGCTGCAGGATGCGGTCAGCGCGCGCAGTGCCGAACTTGGCCTGCCCGACGGCGTACTGGCCTCGCGCAAGCACCTGGAAAGCTACATCGAACGCCGCCAGTGGCCCACGGCGCTGGCCGGCTGGCGCCAGGCGCAGCTCGAGCCGATCCTGGCCCCTCTGCTGCCACCTGCCTGA
- a CDS encoding formylglycine-generating enzyme family protein has product MRPSGTLPLLFTALLGVLAACSPAPAPAPATPAATPAAPRPTPSAPVAQVTIGGEDAAETVERWQPPAVTLVDGEAAQARRDAARAFEEDRLYRSAEDAIPIWLALLERDPKDRVAQAGLKRARQRLLEEASALLDRPLKQREALAQASEMALVLLTLAPDDAKVRELQSRVEIAQRVVAYNRAGEEDLRADRIGEDGDGAIPNFREALALDADNPRARQGLAAAESALIRRAETAARATDFATAGTWLAEAAKVRDSSITIADAFERIENIRSDTLARLRNEGLRDLATPQGLKPARQKLEDALRIALPGDPVVGQLRERIELVTHYGSFRPRQVFSDALRDGGRGPQMIVVPHGGFQMGAAENELGATDAEKPSHYVRFERGFAMSITEVTVADFRRYVQATKARPRATRRGHSIVYDERSGNFVRRSGVDWQSDYNGAEAIANLPVMHVSVRDAENYATWLSEQTGRSYRLPSEAEFEYALRAGSSGRYPWGDAGTPPARAGNFTGAEDVSPSGRHWYNAFVGYGDGYWGPAPVGSFDPNPWGLHDIAGNLSEWVADCWHASYRRAPADGVAWFNPGCRQRVIRGGNWANAPAQTRAAWRQSQDSDTTSARIGFRLVRGI; this is encoded by the coding sequence TTGCGACCGTCAGGCACATTGCCGCTGCTGTTCACCGCACTGCTGGGGGTGCTGGCCGCCTGTTCGCCCGCGCCTGCGCCCGCCCCGGCAACCCCAGCGGCCACGCCCGCTGCGCCGCGGCCCACGCCCAGCGCACCGGTGGCGCAGGTCACCATCGGTGGCGAGGATGCGGCCGAGACGGTGGAGCGCTGGCAGCCACCTGCGGTCACCCTCGTCGACGGCGAAGCCGCGCAGGCACGCCGTGACGCCGCGCGCGCCTTCGAGGAAGACCGGCTGTACCGCAGCGCCGAGGATGCGATTCCGATCTGGCTGGCGCTGCTGGAGCGCGATCCCAAGGACAGGGTGGCCCAGGCCGGCCTGAAGCGCGCCCGTCAGCGTCTGCTGGAGGAAGCGTCCGCCTTGTTGGACCGCCCGCTCAAGCAGCGTGAGGCGCTGGCCCAGGCCAGCGAGATGGCCCTGGTCCTGCTGACCCTGGCGCCCGACGATGCCAAGGTACGTGAGCTGCAGTCACGGGTGGAGATCGCCCAGCGCGTGGTGGCCTACAACCGCGCCGGTGAAGAGGATCTGCGTGCCGATCGCATCGGCGAAGACGGCGATGGCGCCATCCCCAATTTCCGCGAGGCGCTGGCGCTGGATGCGGACAATCCGCGTGCCCGGCAGGGGCTGGCCGCGGCAGAGAGCGCACTGATCCGGCGTGCGGAAACGGCCGCGCGGGCCACTGACTTTGCGACCGCGGGGACGTGGCTGGCCGAAGCGGCCAAGGTGCGTGACTCTTCGATCACCATCGCCGATGCCTTCGAGCGCATCGAGAACATCCGCTCTGACACCCTGGCGCGGCTGCGCAACGAGGGCCTGCGTGATCTGGCCACGCCGCAGGGTCTCAAGCCGGCGCGGCAGAAACTGGAAGATGCCCTGCGCATCGCATTGCCCGGCGATCCGGTCGTGGGCCAGCTGCGCGAGCGCATCGAACTGGTCACCCATTACGGCAGCTTCCGGCCGCGGCAGGTGTTCAGCGATGCCCTGCGCGATGGTGGCCGCGGGCCCCAGATGATCGTGGTGCCGCATGGCGGATTCCAGATGGGCGCCGCCGAGAACGAACTGGGCGCGACCGATGCCGAGAAACCCTCGCATTACGTGCGGTTCGAGCGCGGCTTTGCGATGTCGATCACCGAAGTGACGGTCGCCGATTTCCGCCGCTACGTGCAGGCCACCAAGGCGCGCCCACGTGCCACGCGGCGCGGCCATTCGATCGTGTACGACGAGCGCAGCGGCAACTTCGTCCGCCGCAGCGGCGTGGACTGGCAGTCCGATTACAACGGCGCCGAGGCGATCGCGAACCTGCCGGTGATGCACGTCAGCGTGCGCGATGCCGAGAATTACGCGACCTGGCTGTCCGAACAGACCGGACGCTCGTACCGGCTGCCCAGCGAGGCCGAATTCGAATACGCGCTGCGCGCGGGCAGCAGTGGCCGCTACCCGTGGGGCGATGCGGGCACGCCGCCCGCGCGTGCCGGCAATTTCACCGGCGCCGAGGATGTCTCACCCTCCGGCCGGCACTGGTACAACGCCTTCGTCGGCTACGGCGATGGATACTGGGGGCCGGCGCCGGTGGGCAGCTTCGATCCCAACCCCTGGGGCCTGCACGACATCGCCGGGAACCTGAGCGAGTGGGTGGCCGACTGCTGGCATGCCAGTTACCGGCGGGCACCTGCAGATGGCGTGGCCTGGTTCAACCCCGGCTGCCGGCAGCGGGTGATCCGTGGCGGCAACTGGGCCAACGCACCGGCACAGACCCGCGCGGCGTGGCGGCAGTCGCAGGACTCGGACACCACCAGCGCCCGGATCGGCTTCCGCCTGGTCCGCGGTATCTGA
- the tsaE gene encoding tRNA (adenosine(37)-N6)-threonylcarbamoyltransferase complex ATPase subunit type 1 TsaE, which yields MIEFFLAQTQDTDLLGQWLAATRPPQAVMQLQGDLGAGKSTLARALLRALGVQGAIRSPTYTLVERYPLADGHEAWHLDLYRIGNAQELDFLGLDEGSASLWLVEWPERGAGALPPADLEVALEIHGQGRRARLTATSPAGREWLERLPQGGDLQALSVG from the coding sequence ATGATCGAGTTTTTCCTCGCGCAGACCCAGGACACCGACCTGCTCGGGCAATGGCTGGCCGCGACCCGTCCGCCGCAGGCGGTGATGCAGCTGCAGGGCGACCTGGGGGCTGGCAAGTCCACCCTGGCCCGCGCCCTGCTGCGCGCGCTGGGCGTGCAGGGCGCGATCCGCAGCCCGACTTACACCCTGGTGGAACGCTACCCGCTGGCCGACGGGCACGAGGCTTGGCATCTGGACCTGTACCGGATCGGCAATGCGCAGGAGCTGGATTTCCTGGGGCTGGACGAGGGCAGCGCCTCGCTGTGGCTGGTCGAATGGCCCGAGCGCGGCGCCGGTGCGCTGCCGCCGGCCGATCTGGAAGTCGCACTGGAGATCCATGGCCAGGGGCGGCGCGCCCGGCTCACGGCGACCAGTCCTGCCGGTCGCGAATGGCTCGAACGGCTCCCCCAAGGGGGCGACTTGCAGGCCCTTTCTGTCGGCTGA
- the xseA gene encoding exodeoxyribonuclease VII large subunit, with product MDRSAQILTPSQLNILARDLLEGAFPLIWVEAELGSVTRPASGHMYFTLKDARSQIRAALFKPKSQWLKFVPREGMRVLARGRLTLYEARGEYQMVLDHMEEAGEGALRRAFEQLKARLEAEGLFAPERKRPMPAHLRRLAVITSPTGAAVRDVLSVLERRFPMLEVDLLPSLVQGDSAAAQLTSLLRSADASGRYDVILLTRGGGSMEDLWAFNDEQLTRAIAASQTPVVSAVGHETDFSLADFAADLRAPTPSVAAELLVPDQRDLLLRVRRLDARLAQLQRHSLGQAMQRADRALLRLNAQSPQSRLQLLQRRQQDVARRLHAAWTTQHQGRLAHLRHAAAVLRSGHPQRRLDALRERLQRLLPRADSAIGRQLQRDNLRLRALARSMEAVSPLATVARGYAILTREDDGSLVRSPLQVRPGETLKARVQDGVIDVTVNEPAR from the coding sequence ATGGACCGCAGCGCGCAGATTCTCACGCCCAGCCAGCTCAACATCCTGGCCCGCGACCTGCTGGAAGGCGCGTTCCCGCTGATCTGGGTGGAAGCCGAACTGGGCAGCGTTACCCGCCCGGCCTCAGGCCATATGTATTTCACGCTGAAGGACGCGCGCTCGCAGATCCGCGCGGCGTTGTTCAAGCCCAAGAGCCAGTGGCTGAAGTTCGTGCCGCGCGAAGGCATGCGCGTGCTCGCGCGGGGCCGGTTGACCCTGTACGAAGCCCGCGGCGAGTACCAGATGGTGCTCGACCACATGGAAGAAGCCGGCGAAGGCGCCCTGCGCCGCGCCTTCGAGCAGCTCAAGGCGCGGCTGGAGGCCGAGGGCCTGTTCGCGCCCGAGCGCAAGCGGCCGATGCCGGCCCATCTGCGCCGCCTGGCGGTGATCACCTCGCCCACCGGCGCGGCGGTGCGCGACGTGCTGAGCGTGCTGGAACGGCGCTTCCCGATGCTGGAAGTGGATCTATTGCCCAGCCTGGTGCAGGGCGACAGCGCCGCCGCGCAGTTGACCTCGCTGCTGCGTTCGGCCGATGCCAGTGGCCGTTACGATGTCATCCTGCTGACCCGCGGCGGCGGCTCGATGGAAGATCTGTGGGCGTTCAACGACGAGCAGCTGACCCGCGCGATTGCCGCCAGCCAGACACCGGTGGTCTCTGCGGTGGGTCACGAAACCGACTTCAGCCTCGCCGATTTCGCCGCCGACCTGCGCGCGCCCACGCCCTCGGTCGCGGCCGAACTGCTGGTACCCGACCAGCGCGACCTGCTGCTGCGCGTGCGCCGCCTGGATGCGCGCCTGGCACAGCTGCAGCGGCACAGCCTCGGGCAAGCGATGCAGCGCGCGGACCGCGCCCTGCTGCGCCTCAACGCACAGAGCCCGCAATCACGCCTGCAGCTGTTGCAGCGCCGCCAGCAGGATGTCGCGCGTCGCCTGCACGCAGCGTGGACGACACAGCATCAGGGCCGCCTGGCCCATCTGCGCCACGCCGCGGCTGTACTGCGCAGCGGTCACCCGCAGCGCCGGCTGGATGCCCTGCGTGAGCGCCTGCAACGGCTGCTGCCGCGTGCGGACAGTGCGATCGGCCGCCAGCTGCAGCGCGACAATCTGCGCCTGCGCGCGCTCGCCCGTTCGATGGAAGCGGTCAGCCCGCTGGCTACCGTCGCGCGCGGTTACGCCATCCTGACCCGCGAGGACGATGGCAGCCTGGTGCGTTCGCCGTTACAGGTGCGCCCCGGCGAGACGCTCAAGGCACGCGTGCAGGACGGCGTGATCGACGTAACGGTCAACGAACCGGCGCGCTGA
- a CDS encoding NAD(P)H-hydrate dehydratase, producing MPELAELFDIAAARRLDAQASALLGDGGASLMQQAGLAAFHCLLERWPQAQRIGVVVGAGNNGGDGYVLAGLARAAGRQVTVLRLANDAPATTLSQQAEQAFIAAGGAVTHFDGGVPQVDLLVDAMFGIGLNRAPAGGAADLINAITALGLPVLSLDVPSGVDAQTGNVPGVAIRATVTLQFIVRHQGLYTGAALEHVGGRRLAALELPAGADQGVQHSAECWQQPRLRAQLPARRANTHKGESGHVLCVGGNLGSGGAVMLASESALRAGAGLVSVATQAAHVAPLLARLPEAMVHGVQDAQELQALLPRAGVIAIGPGLGQDDWAHELWRQVLASGKPLVIDADALNLLAKAPQPLGDAILTPHPGEAARLLGLSTAQVQADRFTAAKALADRFHAVVVLKGAGSVVAAPDSVPRVIAAGNPGMAVGGMGDLLTGIIAALRAQGLGAFDAASTGALLHSLAGDAAASDGQRGLLPTDLLAPLRRLVNPDV from the coding sequence ATGCCCGAGCTTGCTGAACTGTTCGATATCGCCGCCGCGCGCCGCCTGGATGCGCAGGCCAGCGCCCTGCTGGGCGATGGGGGAGCCTCGCTGATGCAACAGGCCGGCTTGGCCGCCTTTCACTGCCTGCTGGAGCGCTGGCCACAGGCGCAGCGCATCGGCGTGGTGGTGGGGGCCGGCAACAACGGCGGCGATGGCTATGTGCTGGCCGGTCTGGCCCGTGCAGCCGGCCGCCAGGTGACGGTGCTGCGGCTGGCGAACGATGCCCCAGCCACGACGTTGTCGCAGCAGGCCGAGCAGGCGTTCATCGCCGCCGGCGGTGCCGTGACGCATTTCGATGGCGGCGTGCCGCAGGTGGACCTGCTCGTGGACGCGATGTTCGGCATCGGCCTGAACCGCGCGCCAGCCGGTGGGGCGGCCGATCTGATCAACGCGATCACTGCCTTGGGCCTGCCGGTACTGTCGCTGGACGTGCCCAGTGGCGTGGATGCGCAGACCGGTAACGTGCCGGGCGTCGCCATCCGCGCCACGGTCACGCTGCAGTTCATCGTGCGCCACCAGGGGCTGTATACCGGCGCGGCGCTGGAGCATGTCGGCGGGCGGCGGCTGGCCGCGCTGGAACTGCCCGCCGGCGCCGACCAGGGCGTGCAGCACAGCGCCGAGTGCTGGCAGCAACCACGCCTGCGCGCGCAACTGCCGGCGCGCCGCGCCAACACCCACAAGGGCGAATCCGGCCACGTGCTGTGCGTGGGCGGCAATCTCGGCAGCGGCGGCGCGGTGATGCTGGCCAGTGAATCGGCATTGCGCGCGGGCGCAGGGCTGGTCAGTGTGGCGACCCAGGCAGCGCATGTCGCACCACTGCTGGCCCGCCTGCCCGAAGCCATGGTGCATGGCGTGCAGGACGCGCAGGAGCTGCAGGCCCTGCTGCCACGCGCCGGGGTGATCGCGATCGGGCCGGGCCTGGGCCAGGACGACTGGGCCCACGAACTCTGGCGGCAGGTGCTGGCCAGCGGCAAGCCGCTGGTGATCGATGCCGATGCCCTGAACCTGTTGGCCAAGGCACCGCAGCCGCTCGGTGATGCGATCCTGACCCCGCACCCGGGCGAGGCCGCGCGCCTGCTCGGGTTGAGCACGGCGCAGGTGCAGGCGGACCGCTTCACTGCCGCCAAAGCGCTGGCCGACCGGTTCCACGCGGTGGTGGTGCTCAAGGGCGCCGGCAGCGTGGTCGCCGCGCCCGACTCGGTGCCGCGGGTGATCGCCGCCGGCAACCCCGGCATGGCCGTGGGTGGCATGGGCGACCTGCTCACCGGCATCATTGCCGCCCTGCGTGCGCAGGGCCTGGGCGCGTTCGATGCGGCCAGTACCGGCGCTTTGCTGCACAGCCTGGCCGGCGATGCCGCCGCCAGTGACGGCCAGCGGGGCCTGCTTCCCACCGATCTGCTGGCGCCGCTGCGCCGGCTGGTCAATCCGGACGTTTGA
- a CDS encoding M48 family metallopeptidase, producing MRNDPFGGQQQGRARRPRLFGNIRWWVLLAFAGYAAFYWFSNRAVDPYTGESVLIDSSLDASQEKALGLQAYQEILAQERPLDPNAPQSREIQAIARRLIAKVDVVETALAEEHGLKPAHFARDFEWEVNVIPSDQANAFCLPGGKMAVYTGLIPVARTVDAMAVVMGHEIAHALLRHGAQRMAQQKMTQIGQMAGAASGMDPQQQQMMMSAMGYGYLLPYARSHETQADEVGLMLAAAACFDPQEAIPLWERMGQASGGQSTSEFASTHPNPGTRIQNLQALMPKAMEYRQKFCESAGR from the coding sequence ATGCGCAACGATCCATTCGGCGGTCAGCAGCAGGGCCGCGCCCGGCGGCCGCGCCTGTTCGGCAACATCCGCTGGTGGGTACTGCTGGCCTTCGCCGGCTATGCCGCGTTCTACTGGTTCTCCAACCGTGCGGTGGATCCGTACACCGGCGAAAGCGTGTTGATCGACAGCTCGCTCGATGCGAGCCAAGAGAAGGCGCTCGGCCTGCAGGCCTACCAGGAAATCCTGGCCCAGGAGCGGCCGTTGGATCCCAATGCGCCACAGTCGCGCGAGATCCAGGCGATCGCCCGGCGCTTGATCGCCAAGGTGGACGTGGTGGAAACCGCGCTCGCCGAGGAACACGGACTGAAGCCTGCGCACTTCGCGCGTGACTTCGAATGGGAGGTCAACGTGATTCCGTCCGACCAGGCCAATGCGTTCTGCCTGCCGGGCGGCAAGATGGCGGTCTATACCGGGTTGATTCCGGTCGCGCGTACGGTGGATGCGATGGCGGTGGTGATGGGGCATGAGATCGCGCATGCCTTGCTGCGTCATGGGGCCCAGCGCATGGCGCAGCAGAAGATGACCCAGATCGGGCAGATGGCCGGCGCCGCCAGCGGCATGGACCCGCAACAGCAGCAGATGATGATGTCGGCGATGGGCTACGGCTACCTGTTGCCCTATGCGCGCAGCCATGAAACCCAGGCCGATGAAGTGGGCCTGATGCTGGCCGCCGCAGCGTGCTTCGACCCGCAGGAAGCGATTCCGCTGTGGGAGCGGATGGGGCAGGCCAGTGGGGGGCAGTCGACCTCGGAATTCGCGTCCACGCATCCCAACCCGGGCACGCGCATCCAGAACCTGCAGGCGTTGATGCCCAAGGCAATGGAATACCGGCAGAAGTTCTGCGAAAGCGCGGGGCGTTGA
- the queG gene encoding tRNA epoxyqueuosine(34) reductase QueG: protein MSAVPLPAPVHLARAADRIRAIARVHGFQRCGVSGIDLREDEAHLADWLGKGLYGTMEWMARHGTLRARPDELLPGTVRVISVGMDYGHKDDAEAWNTLHDGDRAYVARYALGRDYHKLMRNRLQKFADSIAAEIGPFGYRVFVDSAPVLERALARNAGLGWIGKHTCLIDKQGGSWFFIGEIYIDLPLPVDTPASAHCGTCTRCIDVCPTQAIIAPHRLDARRCISYLTIEHDGAIPEEMRTAMGNRIYGCDDCQLVCPWNKFAKRTDEPDFRARNDLDTASLAQLFAWEEDEFLRRTEGSPIRRSGHERWLRNIAVALGNAPTHAETLAALQARREHPSAIVREHVAWALQQHADRATAG from the coding sequence ATGTCCGCCGTCCCCCTCCCCGCCCCCGTCCACCTGGCCCGCGCCGCCGACCGCATCCGTGCGATCGCGCGCGTGCATGGCTTCCAGCGCTGCGGCGTGTCCGGGATCGATCTGCGCGAGGACGAAGCCCACCTGGCCGACTGGCTGGGCAAGGGCCTGTACGGCACGATGGAGTGGATGGCGCGGCACGGCACCCTGCGCGCGCGGCCGGATGAACTGCTGCCGGGCACGGTGCGGGTGATCTCGGTCGGTATGGATTACGGCCACAAGGATGACGCCGAAGCCTGGAACACCCTGCATGATGGCGACCGCGCCTACGTAGCGCGCTACGCCTTGGGCCGCGATTACCACAAGCTGATGCGCAACCGGCTGCAGAAGTTCGCCGACAGCATCGCCGCCGAGATCGGTCCCTTCGGCTACCGCGTGTTCGTCGATTCGGCCCCGGTGCTGGAGCGCGCCCTCGCGCGCAATGCCGGGCTGGGCTGGATCGGCAAGCACACCTGCCTGATCGACAAGCAGGGCGGTTCGTGGTTCTTCATCGGTGAGATCTACATCGACCTGCCGCTGCCGGTGGATACACCCGCGAGCGCGCACTGCGGCACCTGCACGCGCTGCATCGATGTCTGCCCGACCCAGGCGATCATCGCCCCGCACCGCCTGGATGCACGCCGCTGCATTTCCTATCTCACCATCGAACATGACGGTGCGATTCCCGAGGAGATGCGCACCGCAATGGGCAACCGCATCTACGGCTGCGACGACTGCCAGCTGGTCTGCCCCTGGAACAAGTTCGCCAAGCGCACCGACGAGCCGGATTTCCGCGCGCGCAATGACCTGGACACTGCCTCGCTCGCCCAGCTGTTCGCCTGGGAAGAAGACGAGTTCCTGCGCCGCACCGAAGGCAGCCCGATCCGCCGCAGCGGGCATGAACGCTGGCTGCGCAACATCGCCGTGGCGCTGGGCAATGCGCCGACCCATGCCGAGACCCTGGCCGCGCTGCAGGCACGGCGCGAGCACCCTTCGGCGATCGTGCGCGAGCATGTGGCCTGGGCCCTGCAGCAGCACGCCGACCGCGCCACCGCGGGATGA
- a CDS encoding TonB-dependent receptor, whose product MPALRHAPVSTRLLSRSLPTALLPRRHALALACASAALMLSAAASAQDAQSASATSLDTITVTADHRERNLQEVPVSVGVVQGEKIRDYTAGGDDTLLALSGKVPSFYAETTTGRIFPRFYIRGLGNIDFYLGASQPVSIIQDDVVLEHVVLKSNPVYDVDQIEVLRGPQGTLFGRNTTAGIVKFDTIKPSQDYSGRVQASYGTYGSVAVDGGFGGPINDIASFRVSALYQHRDDYVDNTYRGPSADGTVSPKKNAMGGFDDRNVRAQLLLQPTENFSLLASAHARDYDGTSTLFLRSALTKGSNKTDVPRDQVAYDEADNNPQAYKTYGGSVKAIYDFGNVSLTSITAYETTSGYSRGDTDGGAAVNYPVNGVPNGYGQSMGQIRDLDQWTQEFRLANADDNRLKWQVGAFYFDGRDTTDFYQRAWFLQGNARNPNNWVRLRNVNTSWAGFGQVSYDVTDKFTLTAGLRQTKDEKKTRLLKTADTAAGAVTYKGRTYVEMSDTTPSWDLSAMYAFNPQLSVYARVARGFRGPTIQGRSAVFNADFTTANSETILSWEAGIKSSLWDNRLRVNAAAFTYVVNDIQLNGNDSDGNGVLFNADKAKAYGLEADMELRPIPNLALSAGVSLLHSKIQDDRVYAQVCALNGAVVCTVNDPTIKVGANTFAQINGNPLPNAPKYNINLAARYDMPVNDADVFFVSTDWNKQGYTSFVLYDSAEFNSKGSFEGGLKLGYSANYGAWEVALFARNITNEKNLKGVIENYMAAVYNEPRTVGVSLNMNW is encoded by the coding sequence CCCTGGCGCTGGCCTGCGCTTCGGCTGCGCTGATGTTGTCCGCTGCCGCCTCGGCGCAGGACGCGCAGTCGGCCAGCGCGACCTCGCTGGACACCATCACCGTTACCGCCGACCACCGCGAGCGCAACCTGCAGGAAGTGCCGGTCTCGGTCGGTGTAGTGCAGGGCGAGAAGATCCGCGACTACACCGCCGGCGGCGACGACACCCTGCTGGCACTGTCGGGCAAGGTGCCCAGCTTCTACGCTGAAACCACCACCGGCCGCATCTTCCCGCGCTTCTACATCCGCGGCCTGGGCAACATCGACTTCTACCTGGGTGCTTCGCAGCCGGTCTCGATCATCCAGGACGACGTGGTGCTCGAGCACGTGGTGCTGAAGTCCAACCCGGTCTATGACGTGGACCAGATCGAAGTGCTGCGCGGCCCGCAGGGCACGCTGTTCGGCCGCAACACCACCGCCGGCATCGTCAAGTTCGACACCATCAAGCCGAGCCAGGACTACAGCGGCCGCGTGCAGGCCAGCTACGGTACCTACGGCAGCGTGGCGGTCGACGGCGGCTTCGGTGGCCCGATCAACGATATCGCCTCGTTCCGCGTGTCGGCGCTGTACCAGCACCGCGATGATTACGTCGACAACACCTACCGCGGCCCCAGCGCCGATGGCACGGTCTCGCCGAAGAAGAACGCCATGGGCGGCTTCGACGACCGCAACGTGCGCGCGCAGCTGCTGCTGCAGCCGACCGAGAACTTCTCGCTGCTGGCCTCGGCCCACGCACGCGACTATGACGGCACCTCGACCCTGTTCCTGCGCAGCGCGCTGACCAAGGGCTCCAACAAGACCGACGTGCCGCGCGACCAGGTCGCCTACGACGAAGCCGACAACAACCCGCAGGCCTACAAGACCTACGGCGGCTCGGTGAAGGCCATCTACGATTTCGGCAACGTCTCGCTGACCTCGATCACCGCCTACGAAACCACCTCCGGCTACAGCCGCGGTGACACCGACGGCGGCGCAGCCGTGAACTACCCGGTCAACGGCGTGCCGAACGGTTACGGCCAGTCGATGGGCCAGATCCGCGATCTGGACCAGTGGACCCAGGAGTTCCGCCTGGCCAACGCCGATGACAACCGCCTGAAGTGGCAGGTCGGCGCGTTCTACTTCGACGGTCGCGACACCACCGATTTCTACCAGCGCGCCTGGTTCCTGCAGGGCAACGCGCGCAACCCGAACAACTGGGTGCGCCTGCGCAACGTCAACACCTCCTGGGCCGGCTTCGGCCAGGTCAGCTATGACGTGACCGACAAGTTCACCCTGACCGCCGGCCTGCGCCAGACCAAGGACGAGAAGAAGACCCGCCTGCTCAAGACCGCCGATACCGCCGCCGGTGCCGTGACCTACAAGGGCCGCACCTACGTGGAGATGTCCGACACCACGCCGAGCTGGGATTTGAGCGCGATGTATGCGTTCAACCCGCAGCTGAGCGTGTACGCGCGCGTGGCCCGCGGCTTCCGCGGCCCGACCATCCAGGGCCGTTCGGCCGTGTTCAATGCCGACTTCACCACGGCGAACTCGGAAACCATCCTGTCCTGGGAAGCGGGCATCAAGAGCAGCCTGTGGGACAACCGCCTGCGCGTGAACGCGGCTGCGTTCACCTATGTGGTCAACGACATCCAGCTCAACGGCAACGATTCGGACGGCAACGGCGTGCTCTTCAATGCCGACAAGGCCAAGGCGTATGGTCTGGAAGCGGACATGGAACTGCGTCCGATCCCGAACCTGGCCCTGAGCGCCGGCGTCAGCCTGCTGCACAGCAAGATCCAGGACGACCGCGTGTACGCGCAGGTCTGCGCCCTGAACGGCGCCGTGGTGTGCACCGTGAATGACCCGACCATCAAGGTCGGTGCCAACACTTTCGCGCAGATCAACGGCAACCCGCTGCCGAATGCACCGAAGTACAACATCAACCTGGCCGCGCGTTACGACATGCCGGTCAATGACGCCGATGTGTTCTTCGTCTCCACCGACTGGAACAAGCAGGGCTACACCAGCTTCGTGCTGTACGACTCGGCCGAATTCAACTCCAAGGGCAGCTTCGAAGGCGGCCTGAAGCTGGGCTACTCCGCCAACTACGGTGCCTGGGAAGTGGCGCTGTTCGCGCGCAACATCACCAATGAGAAGAACCTCAAGGGTGTGATCGAGAACTACATGGCTGCGGTCTACAACGAACCGCGCACCGTGGGCGTTTCGCTCAACATGAACTGGTAA